The stretch of DNA GGCTACAACCACGCGCTGGCGGTACGCGCGGACGGAACGGCGTGGGCCTGGGGCTTCAACACCTTCAACCAGCTGGGGGATGGCACCACGACGAAGCGCACGGTGCCGGTGCCGGTGCAAGGGCTCGGCTCCACGGGGGTGGTGGCCGTGGCGGCGGGCACTTCGCACTCGCTGGCCTTGCGCTCGGACGGCACGGTGTGGGGCTGGGGCGCCAACAGCTCCGGCCAGTTGGGAGATGGCACCACGACCCGGCGCATCATGCCGGTGCAGGTGCAAGGGCTCGGCTCCAACGGGGTGATCGCCTTGGCGACGGGCAACAGCCACGCGCTGGCGGTGCGCGCGAACGGCACGGTGTGGGCCTGGGGCTCCAACGACTATGGCCAGGTAGGCGATGGCACCACGAGCAACCGCACCCTGCCCGCGCAGGTGCAAGGGCTGAGCGGGGTGCAGGCCGTGGCGGCGGGCGATTCGCACTCGCTGGTCTTGCGCTCGAACGGGACGGTGTGGGCCTGGGGCGAGAACTTCGCCGGTGAGCTGGGAGATGGCACCGGGACCAACAGCAGCGTGCCGGTGCAGGTGCAGGGGTTGAGCGGGGCAATGGCCGTGGCCGCGGGAGACAACTTCTCGTTGGCGGTGCGCGCGGACAGCACGGTGTGGGCCTGGGGCTCGAACGAATACGGAAAGCGGGGAGATGGCACCCTCTACCACCGCACCGAGCCGGTGCAGGTGCAAGGGCTGAGCGACGTGCTGGCCGTGGAGGCGGGCGACAATCACTCGGTGGCCTTGCGCGAGGACGGCACGGTGTGGACCTGGGGCTCCAACGGCTCCAACCAGCTCGGTGATGGGACCGCGACCCGGCGCAGCGTGCCGGTGCAGGTGCAAGGGTTGAGCGGAGTGGTGGCCGTGGCCGCGGGTGGTGTCCACACGCTGGCCTTGCGCAATGACGGCACGGTGTGGGCCTGGGGCGCCGGCGCGTTCGGCCAACTGGGGGATGGAACCAACCTCTACCGCAGCGTGCCGGTGCAAGTGCAAGGGCTGAGCGGGGTAGTGGCCGTGGCCGCGGGCCATTCGCACTCGCTGGCCTTGCGCTCGGACGGGACGTTGTGGGCCTGGGGAATCAACGACGGCGGTCAGCTGGGCAGTGGCAACTACCTGAGGCGCAACGTGGCGGCGCAGGTGCAAGGGCTGAGCGGAGTGGTGGCCGTGGCCGCGGGCGACGCGCACTCGCTGGTGGTGCTCTCGAACGGCACGGTGCGGACCTGGGGCTACAACTTCTACGGGCAGCTGGGAGACGGCACCACGACCACGCGGACCGTGCCGACGCAGGTGCAAGGACTGAGCGGGGTGGTGAGCCTGAAGGCGGGCGGTTCGCACTCGCTGGCGGTGCGCTCGGACGGCACGGTGTGGGCTTGGGGCCTCAACAGCTCGGGCCAGTTGGGGGATGGCACCACGACCTGGCGCAGCGCGCCGGTCCAGGTGCAGGGACTGAGCGGGGTGGAGGCAGTAGCCGTCGGAGAGAACCACTCGCTGGCGATCCTCGCGGACGGCACGGTGTGGAACTGGGGCCTCAACAGCTTCGGCCAGCTGGGGGATGGCACCACGACCTCGCGCAGCGCGCCGGTCCAGGTTCAAGCGCTCGGGATGAGCGGGGAGAGCGTGGCCACCGGGGGTACCCACTCGTTGGTGGTGCATGAGGACGGCACGGTGTGGGCCTGGGGCACCAACTCCGCCGGGCAGCTCGGGAATGGGGGAATCACCATGTACGCGACGGCTCCCATTCCCTCCTTGCTGTACTGAGGGCCGACGCAGCCTGTGCGCGCGGTGCTCTCCAGGGCACCGCGCGCCGCTCCCCCACCCGTGCCCTGAAAGGTGGTTGCGCGAGAAGGCTCCACACATCAAAATAGAGCCATGGGCCTCTACGCCTACATTCGCTTGCGCTAAGCAGGGCAGCGAGCATCCACGCCTCGCTGCCGCACTCGTGCCCGCTTTCCGTCTCGGAAGGTCCGGGCGCGACGCGCATGCCCTGGGTCCCCCTTGAAATACGCTCTGCACGACGCCCGATGCCCGAGGCGCTCGTGCGAGGACCGCGTGGACCGCCACACCGGGTCATGAGCCCTGCGCTCCGGACCTTCTCTCGATTCGTCGCAGAGGAGGCCATGCCATGTCTCAGCGTTCCGACCGTTTCCGCAGTCCTGACTCCCGCGGTTCCACCGCGATCCTCGTCGCCATCCAGCTCCCGCACGTCACGGATTCCGAGGTGACCACCTCGCTCTCCGAACTCGAGCGACTCGTCTCCAGTCTCGGCATCCGTGTGCTCGGCACCACCCTTCAGAAGCGAGCGAACGCCACCTCGCTATCGCTCCTCGGCGAAGGCAAGGTGCGGGAGCTCGCGACCCTCACCGGCGGTCCCGGAGGTGACCCGCAGCCCCCCTCGGCGCGCTCGGAGATCGCCAACCTCGTCGTCATCGACACCGAGCTGACGCCGGGCCAACTCCGGAATCTGGAGCTCGCCCTGGGCGTCGACGTCCTCGATCGCACGGCCATCATCCTGCGGGTGTTCGAGCAGCGCGCCCAGACACGCGAAGCCCGGCTGGAGGTCGAGATCGCCCGCCTGCTGCACGAGGCGCCGAGAATCCGCGACGACGCGTCCCTCGGCGATCGCGAGGGCGGCGGTGGACGCGGCGGAAGAGGCCACTCGAATGTGGAGCTCGCCAAGCAGCGCAACCGGGAGCGGGTGGCCGCCCTGCGCCGGGAACTCGAGGGGGCGCGAGCGGCGCAAGAGGCCCGGCGGGCGAGGAGGAAGGACACGCCGCGCGTGGCGCTCGTGGGCTACACGAACGCAGGGAAGTCCTCCCTGATGCGAGCGCTGACCGGCAGCGACGTTCTGGTGGAGGACAAGCTGTTCGCGACGCTTGGCACCACGGTGCGCGCGCTTCAGCCCGAGACAACACCGCGCATCCTCGTCTCCGACACGGTGGGCTTCATCAAGAACCTGCCGCACGGGCTCATCGCGTCGTTCCGGTCGACACTGGACGAGGCGCATGACGCCGGGCTCCTGCTCTACGTCGTCGATGCCGCGGACCCCGAGTTGCGCAACCAACTCGAACTCACACGGCACGTCATCGAAGAGATCGGCGCCTCGGAGATCCCCTCGCGGGTGCTCCTCAACAAGATCGACCGGGTGAGCCCCGAGGAGCGCCACCGGCTCGCCGCCGAGCTCCCCGAAGCCCTCCATCTCAGCGCCCATGACGCGGGAGACATGCAGCGGCTTCGGGAGACCCTGATCGCCTTCTTCGACGAGGCCTGGGCCAGCGAGCACTTCGACGTGCCCTACGCTCGGAGCGGACTGCTGGGAGAACTCCGGACGAGCGTGC from Hyalangium ruber encodes:
- the hflX gene encoding GTPase HflX; the protein is MSQRSDRFRSPDSRGSTAILVAIQLPHVTDSEVTTSLSELERLVSSLGIRVLGTTLQKRANATSLSLLGEGKVRELATLTGGPGGDPQPPSARSEIANLVVIDTELTPGQLRNLELALGVDVLDRTAIILRVFEQRAQTREARLEVEIARLLHEAPRIRDDASLGDREGGGGRGGRGHSNVELAKQRNRERVAALRRELEGARAAQEARRARRKDTPRVALVGYTNAGKSSLMRALTGSDVLVEDKLFATLGTTVRALQPETTPRILVSDTVGFIKNLPHGLIASFRSTLDEAHDAGLLLYVVDAADPELRNQLELTRHVIEEIGASEIPSRVLLNKIDRVSPEERHRLAAELPEALHLSAHDAGDMQRLRETLIAFFDEAWASEHFDVPYARSGLLGELRTSVRIMSEEYTERGMRLGVRGPPAVLARLRQLLERG
- a CDS encoding RCC1 repeat-containing protein, giving the protein MQGRYVGWMKKILGACLGLWLVVGCGQPMDVPEEGASLDTAHSSLQGRARISAGTHHALALRPDGTVWAVGTNSYGELGDGTTIQRIAPVQVQGLEDVVSVSAGGHFSLAVRADGTVWAWGYNIYGQLGDGTITRRLVPVQVQGLSDVVSVSAGYNHALAVRADGTAWAWGFNTFNQLGDGTTTKRTVPVPVQGLGSTGVVAVAAGTSHSLALRSDGTVWGWGANSSGQLGDGTTTRRIMPVQVQGLGSNGVIALATGNSHALAVRANGTVWAWGSNDYGQVGDGTTSNRTLPAQVQGLSGVQAVAAGDSHSLVLRSNGTVWAWGENFAGELGDGTGTNSSVPVQVQGLSGAMAVAAGDNFSLAVRADSTVWAWGSNEYGKRGDGTLYHRTEPVQVQGLSDVLAVEAGDNHSVALREDGTVWTWGSNGSNQLGDGTATRRSVPVQVQGLSGVVAVAAGGVHTLALRNDGTVWAWGAGAFGQLGDGTNLYRSVPVQVQGLSGVVAVAAGHSHSLALRSDGTLWAWGINDGGQLGSGNYLRRNVAAQVQGLSGVVAVAAGDAHSLVVLSNGTVRTWGYNFYGQLGDGTTTTRTVPTQVQGLSGVVSLKAGGSHSLAVRSDGTVWAWGLNSSGQLGDGTTTWRSAPVQVQGLSGVEAVAVGENHSLAILADGTVWNWGLNSFGQLGDGTTTSRSAPVQVQALGMSGESVATGGTHSLVVHEDGTVWAWGTNSAGQLGNGGITMYATAPIPSLLY